A stretch of Sinimarinibacterium sp. NLF-5-8 DNA encodes these proteins:
- a CDS encoding beta-ketoacyl-ACP synthase III produces MPYSKIIGTGSYLPERVVTNQELQARIETSDDWIVSRTGIEARHVAAETEMTSDLAFQAAQRAMQAANVSADDIDLIIVATTTPDMIFPSTACLLQARLGVKRGAAFDVQAVCTGFIYALATADKFIASGAHKCALVVGAEVFSRLLDWTDRRTCVLFGDGAGAVIVKASEAPGIYSSHLHADGSLSHILRVSGNVHRGQVRGSPFVEMDGPAVFKLAVRVLDECSREALEHNGFTGKDLDWFVPHQANLRIINATADKMGVPRERVVTTVARHGNTSAASVPLALDKAVRDARIQPGHLVLLEGVGGGMTWGSILLRW; encoded by the coding sequence ATGCCTTATAGCAAGATTATTGGAACCGGGAGCTATCTGCCGGAGCGGGTGGTGACCAATCAGGAGTTGCAGGCGCGGATTGAAACCAGCGATGACTGGATTGTTTCACGCACGGGGATCGAGGCGCGCCATGTGGCGGCAGAAACCGAGATGACCAGTGATCTGGCGTTCCAGGCGGCACAGCGCGCGATGCAGGCCGCCAATGTGAGTGCCGACGATATTGATCTGATCATTGTCGCCACCACCACACCGGACATGATTTTTCCGTCCACGGCTTGCCTTTTACAGGCGCGGCTGGGGGTCAAGCGCGGGGCGGCGTTTGACGTGCAGGCGGTCTGCACCGGCTTTATCTATGCGCTGGCCACTGCCGATAAATTCATTGCCAGCGGCGCGCACAAATGCGCGCTGGTGGTGGGTGCCGAGGTGTTTTCGCGTCTGCTCGACTGGACTGATCGGCGCACCTGCGTACTGTTTGGCGATGGTGCAGGCGCGGTCATCGTCAAGGCTTCGGAGGCGCCGGGGATCTATTCGAGCCATCTGCACGCCGACGGCAGCCTGAGCCATATTTTGCGTGTCAGCGGCAATGTCCACCGAGGTCAGGTTCGTGGCAGCCCGTTTGTGGAAATGGACGGCCCTGCGGTATTCAAACTGGCGGTGCGGGTGCTGGATGAATGCTCGCGCGAGGCGCTGGAACACAACGGCTTTACCGGCAAGGATCTGGATTGGTTTGTGCCGCACCAGGCCAACCTGCGCATCATCAATGCCACCGCCGACAAGATGGGCGTGCCGCGCGAACGTGTTGTGACCACGGTGGCGCGGCATGGCAATACCTCTGCTGCGTCGGTGCCCTTGGCGCTGGACAAGGCGGTGCGCGATGCGCGTATCCAGCCAGGGCATCTGGTTTTGCTCGAAGGCGTGGGGGGCGGCATGACCTGGGGGTCGATCCTGTTGCGTTGGTAG
- a CDS encoding acyl-CoA thioesterase II, producing the protein MTCFNQLLDAVHLDDDGLCHSQGHPDWTQGRTLFGGLQTALAVRVLRQKIGDALPLRSVQTTFMAPVPPAAFTLVPQILRMGGSTIHGECRIVSGDDVLCSVVAVFGKSRPSSIRIAPARPEIERDPDAAAELPFIDGLTPAFTQHFQLRWAQGGFPFTGAAQPRTRIHVRFRQPQTLTEAHLIALADTVPSPGLSVLKKPAMASSMTWTLELFDQRTEFAAQDWWRMDTVIDAAAEGYLGQSAHLWTPDGQLAALSRQTVVAFG; encoded by the coding sequence ATGACCTGCTTCAATCAACTCCTCGACGCCGTACACCTGGATGACGATGGCCTGTGCCATAGCCAGGGACACCCTGACTGGACCCAGGGCCGCACCCTGTTCGGCGGTCTGCAAACCGCACTGGCCGTTCGCGTCTTGCGGCAAAAAATCGGCGATGCCCTGCCATTGCGCAGCGTACAGACCACGTTCATGGCCCCCGTGCCGCCTGCGGCCTTCACGCTGGTGCCGCAAATCCTGCGCATGGGCGGATCAACGATCCACGGCGAATGTCGCATCGTCAGCGGCGATGACGTGCTGTGCAGCGTCGTCGCCGTCTTTGGCAAATCACGCCCATCAAGCATCCGAATCGCACCCGCGCGCCCCGAGATCGAACGCGATCCCGATGCCGCCGCCGAATTGCCGTTCATCGACGGCCTGACGCCCGCTTTCACCCAGCATTTTCAGTTGCGCTGGGCGCAGGGCGGCTTTCCGTTCACGGGCGCAGCACAGCCACGCACGCGGATCCATGTGCGCTTCCGCCAGCCACAGACACTGACCGAAGCGCACCTGATCGCATTGGCCGATACCGTGCCCTCACCCGGCCTGTCCGTTCTCAAAAAACCGGCCATGGCCAGCTCGATGACCTGGACGCTGGAACTGTTCGACCAGCGCACCGAATTTGCCGCGCAGGACTGGTGGCGCATGGATACCGTCATCGACGCCGCCGCCGAGGGCTATCTCGGGCAATCTGCACACTTGTGGACACCCGACGGCCAGCTCGCCGCACTCAGTCGGCAAACCGTCGTCGCCTTCGGCTGA
- a CDS encoding alpha/beta fold hydrolase, translated as MPTLNSNGLELAYETFGDPADPAVLLIMGLGGQLTLWPRLFCEALAAAGYYVVGFDNRDVGLSSKLDALGKPSLARIALANTLHLPMRAPYTLNDMARDSIGVLDALGIARAHIVGMSMGGMIAQLLAIEHRARVISQTLIMTSSGNPRLPGASMPVRLHMIRRPKRRDREGLIAHGIKTWRLIGSRPPMQESEDILRAQVAQQIDRSVYPRGFLRQMAAIMAAPSRSKALRKVTLPTLIIHGKADPLVPVAAAHELARCMPHARLEVIDHMGHDLASPLLPAIEAYLLQHWKGAVAELSDAKN; from the coding sequence ATGCCAACACTCAACAGCAACGGGCTGGAGCTGGCCTACGAAACCTTTGGCGATCCGGCAGATCCTGCCGTTCTGCTGATCATGGGGCTGGGCGGACAGCTCACGCTGTGGCCACGGCTGTTTTGCGAGGCATTGGCGGCGGCGGGATATTACGTCGTTGGGTTTGATAACCGTGATGTCGGGCTGTCGAGCAAGCTGGATGCCCTGGGCAAACCCTCGCTGGCGCGCATTGCACTGGCCAATACCCTGCATCTGCCGATGCGCGCGCCGTACACACTCAACGATATGGCGCGCGACAGCATCGGCGTGCTCGATGCACTGGGCATTGCGCGCGCGCACATCGTCGGCATGTCGATGGGCGGCATGATTGCGCAATTGCTGGCCATCGAACACCGCGCGCGCGTGATCAGCCAAACCCTGATCATGACCAGCAGCGGCAACCCACGGCTGCCCGGTGCGAGCATGCCGGTGCGCCTGCACATGATCCGCCGCCCCAAACGGCGTGATCGAGAAGGTTTGATCGCACACGGCATCAAAACCTGGCGACTGATCGGCAGCCGCCCACCGATGCAGGAAAGCGAAGACATCCTGCGCGCGCAGGTCGCGCAGCAAATTGATCGCAGCGTTTACCCGCGCGGATTTCTACGGCAAATGGCCGCGATCATGGCCGCCCCCAGCCGCAGCAAAGCCCTGCGCAAGGTCACGCTGCCGACGCTGATCATCCACGGCAAGGCTGATCCTCTGGTGCCGGTTGCCGCCGCCCACGAACTCGCCCGCTGCATGCCCCACGCTCGTCTGGAAGTGATCGACCACATGGGGCATGACCTCGCCAGCCCGCTACTGCCGGCGATTGAGGCGTATTTGTTACAGCATTGGAAAGGCGCTGTAGCGGAACTTTCTGATGCTAAAAATTGA
- the nqrF gene encoding NADH:ubiquinone reductase (Na(+)-transporting) subunit F, with product MLFDIGIGVTVFVVIILALVLVILFAKAKLVPEGNVSILINGERTIEVPVGGRLLQSLASANLFVPSACGGGGSCAQCRVKVFEGGGNILPTELTHITKREAKECDRLSCQVAVKQDMKIQIPEHVFGVKKWECTVRSNHNVATFIKELVLELPEGEHVNFRAGGYIQIECPPHVVNYKDFDVEPQFREDWDKFNIWQYTSKVDEPVERAYSMANYPEEKGIIMLNVRIASPPPRQPNVPPGLMSSYIFNLKPGDKVTISGPFGEFFARESEKEMVFIGGGAGMAPMRSHLLDQFYRLNTQRKVSFWYGARSKREMFYVEDFDKLAAEHPNFTWNVALSDALPEDNWTGYTGFIHNVLYEQYLKDHKAPEDCEYYMCGPPMMNAAVIKMLMDLGVERKDIMLDDFGG from the coding sequence ATGCTTTTTGATATTGGAATTGGCGTAACTGTTTTTGTCGTCATCATCCTGGCGCTGGTATTGGTGATCTTGTTTGCCAAGGCCAAACTTGTGCCCGAGGGTAACGTCAGCATCTTGATCAACGGTGAACGCACCATTGAAGTGCCCGTTGGCGGGCGCCTGCTGCAATCGCTGGCTTCAGCCAACCTGTTTGTGCCCTCGGCCTGCGGCGGCGGCGGCTCCTGTGCGCAGTGCCGCGTCAAGGTGTTTGAAGGCGGCGGCAACATTCTGCCCACCGAGTTGACTCACATCACCAAGCGCGAAGCCAAGGAATGTGACCGCCTGAGCTGCCAGGTGGCCGTCAAGCAAGACATGAAAATCCAGATTCCCGAACACGTCTTTGGCGTCAAGAAATGGGAATGTACGGTGCGCTCCAACCACAACGTCGCCACCTTTATCAAAGAGCTGGTGCTGGAGCTGCCGGAAGGTGAACACGTCAACTTCCGCGCCGGGGGGTACATTCAGATCGAATGTCCGCCCCATGTGGTCAACTACAAGGATTTTGATGTTGAACCGCAGTTCCGCGAAGACTGGGACAAGTTCAATATCTGGCAATACACCTCCAAGGTCGATGAACCCGTCGAGCGCGCCTACTCCATGGCCAACTATCCGGAGGAGAAGGGCATCATCATGCTCAACGTGCGTATTGCCTCACCGCCGCCGCGCCAACCCAACGTTCCGCCAGGGTTGATGTCCAGCTACATCTTCAACTTAAAGCCAGGCGACAAAGTCACCATCTCCGGGCCATTTGGTGAGTTTTTCGCGCGCGAAAGCGAAAAAGAAATGGTCTTTATCGGCGGCGGCGCGGGGATGGCACCGATGCGCTCGCACCTGCTCGACCAGTTCTATCGCCTCAACACCCAGCGCAAGGTCAGCTTCTGGTACGGCGCGCGCTCCAAGCGCGAAATGTTCTACGTCGAAGACTTCGACAAGCTCGCCGCCGAACATCCCAATTTCACCTGGAACGTCGCTTTGTCTGATGCGCTGCCTGAAGACAACTGGACGGGCTACACCGGCTTCATTCACAACGTCCTGTACGAGCAATATCTCAAGGATCACAAAGCACCGGAAGATTGCGAGTACTACATGTGCGGGCCGCCGATGATGAACGCCGCCGTCATCAAAATGCTGATGGACCTGGGCGTTGAACGTAAAGACATCATGCTCGACGACTTCGGCGGCTGA
- the nqrE gene encoding NADH:ubiquinone reductase (Na(+)-transporting) subunit E codes for MEHYLSLAVRSLFIENLALAFFLGMCTFLAISKKIETAIGLGVAVIAVQTVTVPLNNLLLQYVLKPGALAWAGLPDTDLMFLGIVVYIGVIAATVQILEMTLDKYVPALYNALGIFLPLIAVNCAIFGGTLFMAERDYTFAESCVYGVSSGASWALAIVLLAGVREKLKYSDVPPALQGLGITFISAGLLAFGFMAFSGIQL; via the coding sequence ATGGAACACTATCTAAGCCTTGCGGTGCGCTCACTGTTTATTGAAAACCTCGCGCTCGCCTTCTTCCTCGGCATGTGCACCTTCTTGGCGATTTCCAAGAAGATCGAAACCGCCATTGGCCTCGGCGTGGCCGTGATCGCCGTGCAAACCGTCACCGTGCCGCTGAACAACCTGCTGCTGCAATACGTCTTGAAGCCCGGTGCGCTGGCCTGGGCAGGCTTGCCCGATACCGACCTGATGTTTCTCGGCATCGTGGTTTACATCGGCGTGATTGCCGCCACCGTGCAGATTTTGGAAATGACGCTGGATAAGTACGTGCCCGCGCTCTACAACGCGCTGGGCATTTTTCTGCCGTTGATCGCGGTCAACTGCGCGATTTTTGGCGGCACCTTGTTCATGGCCGAGCGGGATTACACCTTTGCCGAATCCTGCGTTTACGGCGTCTCCTCCGGCGCAAGCTGGGCGCTGGCCATTGTGCTTTTGGCCGGTGTGCGCGAAAAACTCAAATACTCCGATGTGCCCCCCGCATTGCAAGGGCTGGGCATTACCTTTATTTCTGCAGGGTTGCTGGCGTTTGGCTTTATGGCCTTCTCCGGCATCCAGCTCTGA
- a CDS encoding NADH:ubiquinone reductase (Na(+)-transporting) subunit D codes for MAEQNAKNLLVEPIVDSNPIILQVLGICSALAVTSKVESALVMCVGLTLVCAFSNLFYSMVRNHVPGSVRMIAQLTIAATLVIIVDQSLKAFAFEQSKSLSVFIGLILTNCIVMGRLEAFAQSNPPIPAFLDGLGNGIGYSAILIVLAIIRELFGSGKLMGVEVLPLVTDGGWYVPNGLLLLPPSAFFLIGIIIWVVRSWKPQQVETPEFRIQAGPSHAHDAH; via the coding sequence ATGGCTGAACAAAACGCAAAAAATCTATTGGTTGAACCGATTGTTGACAGCAATCCGATCATTCTTCAGGTGCTGGGCATCTGCTCGGCGCTGGCGGTCACCAGTAAAGTTGAAAGCGCATTGGTGATGTGCGTCGGCTTGACGCTGGTCTGTGCCTTTTCCAACCTGTTTTACTCGATGGTGCGCAACCATGTGCCGGGCAGCGTGCGCATGATTGCCCAGCTGACCATCGCGGCCACCCTGGTGATCATTGTTGACCAAAGCCTTAAAGCCTTTGCGTTTGAACAATCCAAATCCTTGTCGGTGTTCATTGGCCTGATTTTGACCAACTGCATCGTCATGGGGCGCCTGGAAGCCTTCGCCCAGTCCAACCCGCCGATTCCCGCGTTTTTGGATGGCCTGGGGAACGGGATTGGCTATTCGGCAATTTTGATTGTGCTGGCGATCATTCGTGAGCTGTTTGGCTCCGGCAAATTGATGGGCGTGGAAGTGCTGCCGCTGGTCACCGATGGCGGCTGGTATGTTCCCAATGGCTTGCTGTTGTTGCCGCCGTCTGCATTTTTCCTGATTGGCATCATCATCTGGGTGGTGCGCAGCTGGAAGCCTCAGCAGGTTGAAACTCCGGAATTCCGCATTCAGGCCGGCCCCTCCCACGCGCACGACGCCCACTGA
- a CDS encoding Na(+)-translocating NADH-quinone reductase subunit C: MAINKDSKTYTLLFALVLCLVCSVLVSAAAIYLRPIQQVAQKDDKRKNILRVVNMYEPGMNMDAAFKNIETKIVDLDSGTFANDVDPAHYDQYAAAKDPAQGGVVLTTDQDIAKIKYRPRYATVYMVKDDTGALQSVILPVHGYGLWSTMYGFLALKPDGNTVVGINFYQHGETPGLGGEVDNQKWKAVWVGKHIYNAEGQVALHSVKGGVNPDQADAVYQIDALAGATLTTHGVDNTIRYWLSDAGFKPFLHNIAAQHAGE, from the coding sequence ATGGCCATTAACAAAGACTCAAAAACCTATACGCTGTTGTTTGCGCTGGTGCTGTGCCTGGTGTGCTCGGTGCTGGTCAGCGCCGCAGCGATCTACCTGCGTCCGATTCAGCAGGTTGCGCAAAAAGACGACAAGCGCAAAAACATCCTGCGCGTGGTCAATATGTACGAACCCGGCATGAACATGGATGCCGCATTCAAGAATATTGAAACCAAAATCGTTGATCTCGACAGCGGCACCTTTGCCAACGACGTGGATCCTGCGCATTACGATCAATACGCCGCCGCCAAAGACCCGGCGCAGGGCGGCGTGGTACTGACCACTGATCAGGACATTGCCAAGATCAAATACCGTCCGCGCTATGCCACGGTGTACATGGTCAAAGACGACACCGGCGCCTTGCAAAGCGTGATTCTGCCGGTGCACGGCTACGGTCTGTGGTCAACCATGTATGGTTTCTTGGCGCTCAAGCCGGACGGCAACACCGTGGTGGGGATCAACTTCTACCAACATGGCGAAACGCCGGGCTTGGGCGGCGAGGTGGATAACCAGAAGTGGAAGGCCGTTTGGGTGGGCAAGCACATTTACAACGCCGAGGGCCAGGTGGCCTTGCACTCGGTCAAGGGGGGTGTTAACCCAGACCAGGCTGATGCCGTGTATCAGATTGATGCACTGGCCGGTGCCACGCTGACCACGCACGGGGTGGACAACACCATTCGGTATTGGTTGTCGGATGCGGGCTTTAAACCGTTTTTGCACAACATCGCCGCGCAGCACGCCGGCGAGTAG
- a CDS encoding NADH:ubiquinone reductase (Na(+)-transporting) subunit B — protein MSALRNFLDRVEPLFKKGGRFEAFYPLYEAVDTIAYSPGTVTRVAPHVRDGIDLKRVMIYVWLATFPAIAMGCWNVGFQANTALAAMGQTQASGWLPALLHLVGAGIDPNSIWDCFWHGFWYWMPVYATTFIVGGFWEVLFATIRKHEINEGFFVTSILFSLILPPSVPLWQVALGISFGVVIGKEVFGGTGKNFLNPALVGRAFLYFAYPASQSGDAVWTAVDGFTSATTLGLSKLGGLPAVQEAGITWMQTFIGIEQGSVGEVSALAIFIGAAFLLITKVASYRIMLGMTLGMIGTALLFNLIGSETNPMFSFPWYWHLTVGGFAFGMVFMATDPVSAAHTDKGRWIFGAFCGFMVVLVRVVNPAFPESVMLAILLGNIVAPLIDYGVVRANINRRKRRLEA, from the coding sequence ATGTCCGCACTTCGTAATTTTCTCGATCGCGTCGAGCCTTTGTTTAAAAAAGGCGGGCGCTTCGAGGCTTTTTATCCGCTCTATGAAGCGGTCGATACCATTGCCTACTCCCCCGGGACGGTGACGCGCGTTGCCCCACATGTGCGCGACGGCATTGATCTCAAACGGGTGATGATCTACGTCTGGCTGGCCACCTTTCCGGCCATTGCCATGGGCTGCTGGAACGTCGGTTTTCAGGCCAACACCGCGCTGGCGGCGATGGGACAAACCCAGGCCAGCGGCTGGCTGCCGGCATTGCTGCACTTGGTCGGGGCGGGCATTGATCCCAACAGCATCTGGGACTGCTTCTGGCATGGCTTTTGGTACTGGATGCCGGTGTATGCGACCACGTTCATCGTCGGCGGTTTCTGGGAAGTGCTGTTTGCCACCATTCGCAAACACGAGATCAACGAAGGCTTTTTTGTCACCTCCATCCTGTTTTCGCTGATTTTGCCGCCGTCGGTGCCGCTGTGGCAGGTGGCGCTGGGCATCAGCTTTGGCGTGGTCATCGGCAAGGAAGTGTTTGGCGGCACCGGCAAAAACTTCCTGAACCCGGCGCTGGTCGGGCGCGCGTTTCTGTACTTTGCCTATCCGGCCTCGCAGTCCGGCGATGCAGTGTGGACCGCTGTAGACGGCTTTACCTCGGCCACCACCCTGGGGCTGTCCAAACTCGGCGGCCTGCCCGCCGTGCAAGAAGCGGGCATCACCTGGATGCAGACCTTCATCGGCATCGAACAGGGCAGCGTGGGTGAAGTCTCCGCGCTGGCGATCTTCATCGGCGCGGCGTTTTTGCTGATCACCAAGGTTGCCAGCTACCGCATCATGCTGGGGATGACGCTGGGCATGATCGGCACTGCGCTGCTGTTCAACCTGATCGGCTCCGAGACCAACCCGATGTTCTCGTTCCCGTGGTACTGGCATTTGACCGTGGGCGGCTTTGCCTTTGGCATGGTGTTCATGGCCACCGATCCGGTGTCGGCGGCGCATACCGACAAAGGGCGTTGGATCTTTGGCGCTTTCTGCGGCTTCATGGTGGTGCTGGTGCGGGTGGTCAACCCGGCCTTTCCCGAGTCGGTGATGCTGGCGATCTTGCTCGGCAACATCGTCGCCCCGCTGATCGACTATGGCGTGGTGCGCGCCAACATCAATCGGCGCAAGCGTCGGCTGGAGGCTTGA